A genomic stretch from Aedes albopictus strain Foshan chromosome 2, AalbF5, whole genome shotgun sequence includes:
- the LOC134286535 gene encoding nucleoplasmin-like protein ANO39, with the protein MQKVLAEETLMLEEMKRRREFMKKKFELMEEIAAVQSCPVPGARTTDPLMKVKGWLQKQRQAENESVAVDDDEHDSDDDTEDNMDDDEDDDAGDTESSSEYAADEEGDNSGETESESGDSEDDSSSADESYHERGDEHYEERFSPRERSTPVQVRASRTSNREKHSRASATLSRDQIVARQIVPCDLPKCSGSPEERPMFISTFESTTRMCGYKDEENMIRLRNCLPLCGAF; encoded by the coding sequence ATGCAGAAAGTGTTGGCCGAAGAAACGTTGATGCTTGAGGAGATGAAGCGACGACGGGAGTTCATGAAGAAAAAGTTCGAGCTGATGGAGGAAATTGCTGCGGTACAAAGCTGTCCAGTGCCAGGGGCCCGAACAACAGATCCTTTAATGAAGGTGAAAGGTTGGCTCCAGAAGCAGCGTCAAGCCGAAAATGAATCAGTAGCGGTGGATGACGATGAGCACGATAGCGACGATGACACGGAGGACAACatggacgacgacgaggacgacgacgccgGAGATACCGAATCAAGTTCGGAGTATGCGGCCGACGAAGAAGGTGACAACTCGGGCGAAACCGAATCGGAAAGCGGCGATAGCGAAGACGATTCTAGCTCAGCAGACGAGTCATACCACGAGCGAGGTGATGAACACTATGAGGAAAGATTTTCTCCTAGGGAACGTTCAACTCCGGTACAAGTGAGGGCTTCCAGAACGTCAAATCGGGAGAAGCATTCCCGAGCTAGTGCCACGCTTTCCCGCGACCAGATTGTGGCACGTCAGATTGTGCCATGTGATCTCCCGAAGTGTAGCGGCAGCCCAGAAGAAAGGCCGATGTTCATATCGACATTCGAAAGTACGACGAGAATGTGTGGCTACAAGGACGAGGAGAATATGATCCGCCTTCGAAA